A genome region from Engraulis encrasicolus isolate BLACKSEA-1 chromosome 6, IST_EnEncr_1.0, whole genome shotgun sequence includes the following:
- the selenof gene encoding selenoprotein F, protein MAAAVSALSLLSLLQIVSNVGAELASEACREMGFSSNLLCSSCDLLGQFSLNQLAPTCGQCCQEEAQLESVKRYPGAILEVCGURLGRFPQVQAFVRSDKPKMFKGLQIKYVRGSDPVLKLLDNNGNILDELSITKWNTDSVEEFLSEKLERI, encoded by the exons GTGTCCAATGTAGGAGCAGAGCTGGCTTCTGAGGCTTGCCGAGAGATGGGCTTCTCCAGCAATCTCCTGTGTAGCTCTTGTGACTTGTTGGGACAGTTCAGCTTAAATCAACTTGCCCCAACATGCGGACAATGCTGCCAAGAAGAAGCACAGCTGGAGTCTGTAAAG CGCTACCCAGGAGCGATCTTGGAAGTCTGTGGATGAAGACTGGGCAGATTCCCACAAGTCCAAG CATTTGTCCGAAGTGACAAGCCGAAGATGTTCAAGGGTCTGCAAATTAAG tATGTCAGAGGCTCTGACCCTGTGCTGAAGCTGCTGGACAACAATGGGAATATCCTGGATGAACTCAGCATCACCAAGTGGAACACCGACAGCGTGGAGGAGTTCCTTAGTGAGAAGTTGGAGCGTATATAA